In the Malaclemys terrapin pileata isolate rMalTer1 chromosome 3, rMalTer1.hap1, whole genome shotgun sequence genome, aaacacataaaaCTACAGTGAGAGAATGAATAAAAGCATCCTCCTTAAAACACTGACCGCCTAGGGGAAAATAGGAAAAGCATAAGGATATAAGCACATAAGAGGCCAACAACAGTTATGTAAAAGTAATACAAAAGAAATTTGGAAAAAAAGATGTAAGATATTTAAAAATGACCTGTGAGGGTAACGGATTGGAATAGAGGCCAAGGCGGAACAAGTTCCACATCTTAGGGCCCACCACAGCAAAGGCACAATCAGCATTTGACATAGGATGTACACCGTTCAGGATGTAGCTCAAGTAGGCAATATTAAAGGTGTAATTCAGAAGCTAAGCACCAGTGGGTTGCAACAAAAAAGCAGACACATGATGGAGCACCTGCTGTTGAGTAGAATTGTAGCAGGAAAGACATTAAATAAAAGGGAGGCAACATCAGTAGATAATGGGAGTCAAAAGAAATCCTGTGTTCATTTCTGACTCTCCCACTGATTCAGTGAGAGATCATGGGTACATCACCTAGGTCCAAGTTTTATTAGTGGCCTctatttttgggtgtccaactgcAAACACCTAAGCCCTCATTTCCAAATTATCTAGGTACTTATGATTCCCTCTATTAACACAGTatcttttcagaggtgctgagcacgaGCTGCTCACAATTGGAGTTTTAGGTGTtcaactcttctgaaaatcaggaccaatGTGCCTGAAGTTGTGCAGCCAGAAATGGAACCATTCAAAATTAAAGGCCACTTTCGAAAATTTGGCTCACAATCACACTGACCTCAGTTTCACCACTTGTTAAAAGAGAACAATATCACTTACCTACCTTTAAGTCATTTTGATACTTttgaataaatgcaaagtagtaatTGCTGTAGTATACTTCCACTGCTAAATTATTTTGGATCCTTTTCTCTCCTAAGCGAGAATAatcctgaggaaaatagaaactgCATCTTTTTACTTGAGAGCTTCCCTTCTAATTCTTCCATCTGGGACACAGGGTTTACCCTGGCCCTTGCTCCAGAAGTGCCAGGGGATTTGGCCCATAAATTCTCAGAGGTCTTCAATGGATCTTAAGGCTTTCATTAAAAGACAGAatcctctaggccaggggtccccGCCATGGCGCCCACCGGGGCATCTAAGTGCACCCGCGTACTGGCCGTCAGGCATCCGCCGAGAAGCCGCCGATTTTCGGTGTCATTTCAGCAGCGACACCTCTCGATGACGCTGCTTGCCTGCAGTATTTCGGTGGCGACGCCTATTGACGccacttgtcggcggcatttcggcagatgcttgtCCACTGCCATGATCCTccatggctcgtcgtctggcgcctgccagacgaaaaaggttggggaccactgctctaggctgAGGCCCAGTGCGCACACACATGAACCATGTAGTCACAtgtaaagtcccattgacttcaagtactactcaacatgaataagggtTGCAACATTGGGCTCTATAGAATTAAACAAACATTGGCAGACAAAAGAAACTGTACTTTTCTGACCCAATCCCTACACTTTATTCTGGCCCAGTCCTTgttcaggcaaaaaaaaaaaaaaagtaagaaattTTTTCCTGTAAAAAACTATGCAAGATTGGGCCATTGTTTTGAGCCAAGTATGATAACTAGCTCTCAATGAGCCACACATCTCTTATCTTTTTCAGCTTTTATAGCAGAGAATCATTGTGTAATCCCTGTAAATGGAGATGTGAAGCTACCGGACAATCTATGTTTCATGATAGCACTACCTTGAAAAATACTGCAGTAGGGCCAATCTGTTCCACATGCATGATATGGAACCTGCATTTAAGATAGTGGCATGGAGGTTGggtcttatttatttataaataaatgccTTGACATTGTCTTCATTATTTAACAAAAGGTTAGATATTCAAAACACAATCTTTAGTTGAGACCAAATATATGACTACTTCGTACTTATCAAGTCTATcaaccaaggatctcaaagtgctttacaaatgagaCAATTAGCTAACCTTCACAACACACCTATAAAGCAGATGAATATTCTAActattttacagaaggagaaactgTAGCAGAGAAGTTTAGGGGCAAACATTCAAAAGTTGCCTCTGGTTTTGCATGCCTACGTTTTTGGATGCTCAGCTTTAGACACCTAAGACcaaattttcagaggagctgcGCACTCATTCCAGTTGAAGTGGGAACTGCAGGAGCTCAGtatctgaaaatcagtccccagGTATcacaagttgggcactcaaaattagCAGAGATAATTAAAAATTTGGGAATTAACCAACTTAATCACACAGCGAGTCAGTGCCAGGAACAGAAACACATCTTGTGTCTTCCAGACCTTTGCTAAGCCCCAGATctgtgctaactcccttcctgcAAACATGAAGTTTCACCTCAAACATTTTGAAAGAGATTTGAGCATGTGAAACACAGGTTTACAACAAAAGTGGAATTTCAGTCTTAATATAATGTTTGCCACTTAAAACTCTATAATAAAATGGAAGATactagattatttttatttataaagggTTTCAACAGTGGTACAAATGTTTAAAATTTCATAACACTAAATGTACAGGTAAAGTCTGATTTCAAAAATTAACTGAATTTAAGTGCTAAATAACAAGAACTAAAAGTTTAATCCACAGAATGCTAAATCTCTAGTCTACCATTATTCACTACAGCATGGGAGGTAATAATGCAATCTTTCCCATATTGCCCTGCTGATGCTCCTTGACAAGAAAAAACACTTCTAGGGCTAAAAGCATAGAGCAGTCTTGATTCCAATTCAATCCTTGGCTTCTTCAATGATATCATCATGTTGCCAGGTAATATTGTGATGATGGTTTTCACCACTAGAAACTAGGCTGAATTTCATGTATTCCATACAGAAACCAATAGTAAATTGGTAACTACTTTCAGTCATTACTGAGGCCAGATTAAACCAAGGACCCACATGTGAAAGATTTCATAACCCATTACCACTCATCTAATTTTATCTAGCAATTTAGGCTTTTTATGGCTTATCTACAGTACCTGTGAGAGCTTTCACTGTTGCACTGGAGAATCTAAGCCACTCTGTTCCCTATGCATAataaaaatcagaatgaaaagcagCAAGAGCCagacttgaaatcaatggaactacttatgtAATGGGAATAGACAGTAGACAGTTTTCAGATTCActcttttagggtttttttcaaatttccaatatatgggggggagggatagctcagtggtttgagcattggcctgctaaacccagggttgtgagttcaatccttgagggggccacttgggaatctggggcaaaatcagtacttggtcctgctagtgaaggcagggggctggactcaatgacctttcaaggtcccttccagttctaggagatgggatatctccattattaaattaaattaaattagaagGGAGTTGCCCATATTACAGACTAATGACCTGCAACATTTTAAATTCAACTCCATTTGATTCAGTTAAGTTCCACCTGTTTATATCAGAAAAAAATTTGGCCCTCAGtatttagttttaattttaaatccttttaaattagaaatataaACAGAAACCCTAAAACATTAAAAGCAGCACAAATAGGTATCCTATGTCAAATCCTAGTGTCACATTCTAGTTGATTGAAAAAGCAGCGTACATTAAAGTCACCTTCACCAAAACGAACTACTGGAGCGCAGGGCTTCTCAGGAGAAAATACAAAAAGTAATGTGGAAAAGGCTAGGGCATATTCCTCTTCATTACATTGTCTCTGCAGAGCCAAAACATAAGAATCACATGACTGGCCATGCAGACATAGAAACAGAAACTTGATTAGTAAGAACCAGTGGGGATGGACCTATCCCTCAAGCGTACATTACACAGACAAAGATATACATATCCAAAAGGAAGAGAACAAAGTGGGAAAAATCAGGGTGTCAACAGGACCAATAGAAGGGTTTGAAGTCTCTATCCCTTgaggaataaagaaaaaaaaagtgcttcCAGGGGGAGACCTCAGCTCACAGTGAATTATaatgaatttaaaaattctgGAAACAGGTATTAATAATGGAAATGTTAACACAATATCCTAATTATACATATGCTGGCAGGAACTGTCTTTATAATTGCTTCTATCATGTGATCACTTTGGCTTTTTGAAAAgatttaataaattatatttacaaaacaaaatatgaaacTGCATTAAAATAGAATAGAATTTTAGTTTTATATAGAGCTTTTCACATGCAAAGTACCCAAAAGTGCTTTCAATAATGTGTTATGTACTAGGGGGCTGATTCTCATTTTCAGTAAGGCCCTTTTAAAGTATGTAAAGTGTGCGGTGTAAAAAGGTCTTAAAGTGAGTTTAAATATAATTCATATGCTCACTTTAAGGCCCCATCAGAGTTCCAGAGCTGTGTAAAAGGGCCTTAGTGTAAACTGGAATCAGACCCTTGTAGTGCAATGGTTGTGTAGACCAATGCAGCATCCATTATGCAGCCATCAGCAATTCACACACTGTCATGCCCCAACCCTAGACTCAGAACAACGCAGGACTCCTATGCCCACACAGCGCCACATTATCCGTGTTCCTTGGTGGGGCAGCTTTGGGTCTTGGATAAAACAATCCTATTTGACAGACAGATACTGTTGGACAGATTTATAGAGTTATTCCCTATAGTTTTTAAGTAGTGACGAAAGTGCAATGCAATCTTTAATTTTCACCTGAACATTATGGCACAGAAATAGTGGCAAATTATGAACTCAACTTCTTACATGAAACTTGAACCCAGGACCTAATTCTCCCTTCAAATAAAGGGAtgcaacttccactgatttcagtagtaATTGTACCAGGGTAACTGAGGAGAGAATTGGGCCCTGCAGCTGGGAAAGAGCCTCCAAGCCCCGGTAGACAGACTCACACCAGCAGGACTTGAGTTaatagcagtgtggacgttgTTGGTCAGGCTGCAGCTCAGACTCTCAAGCCCACCCGACCCCCTAGTCTTGAGGGCCCAAGCCtcagtgtccacactgctatttttagcatgctaattCAAGCCCCCAAATCTGTcttccccaggctgggaggcttattcccagctgcagtgtagacatacccataatgaCTTTCTTACCCAAAAGCAAGAGCGTTGTTACCTTAAGGTTaatttttaagaacatatttccctAAAAAAATGTAACCTCGATTAATTGTTATCCAAATTAATGTGCACAAAGGACATAGTCTAATATTTTTGTACTAGTGGAATCAACATTTTAACGTATTTCTCTGTTCACTAGTTCTTTCTTCAAGAGGCCATGAATCAATAAAtcaaaaaaaacaaatcaaagcatTTCAAATGTAGATAATGGTCTATATCTGTAACAATGTGATAAAGATTAAGCAGGGCCTGGGagcatgtttaaaacaagtgACATTTAAGAGCTCCATAGGGCTGgtgcatgctcagtacagatgaAGGTCTGTCTAAAGCACCGACAGCTTTGTGGTTAACAGAATGTTCAAAGACTTCAGCAGCATCTAAAAAGCTCTGctatttgcacatgctcagtaattTCAGAAGCTTAGAACTAAACCAAGTCAGAATTGTCAAAAAGAGATAACAAAAGGCGTCTTCCTAACCACAGGCCCATccacctgccaaatttcaagttccccACTCAAAAGCATGAAGCTGCTAGAACTCTTCAATGAAACAGTTACAAAAAAATAAGATTAGAGAAAAATAGGTAGTTTTGCCAACCATGGTCTCAGAAACAGCtaaactgtttttgctgaaaattcCCCCCAAAATTCAGTCCGAGGCAAAgaacaagcatggaaaatttcaactcaaATGGTTAAAGTCTGGCAATGTTATAAACAGAAAGCAGGGGCTTAAAATAGAAAGTGCAACCTTAATTAGAGATGTCACAGACAGGTCTGAATAACGGGAAAAGTTTGAGTTTCTCGGTGCTCCTACAAAAAATACTGTACTAATAATTATTTACTGAAACCTGAAATTCTAAATGAGGAAAGGAAAGTTGTAACTTCTAGATGAGAAAATTGAAGGAAAGGATTTTGTTGCTCCTTTCTCTGTAATCTTTCATTACTAGTCTACAGTGTCACCCTCTGATATCCATGTAACTCACTGGTACAAAAGTACTTTGGTTAGCCTCTTAACACCATAGATCATTTGTGTGGCTTAACAGAGTCAAAAAAATTCCATTCTCTATGTGAATCTCATACTCACAAATACAGTTGGCTCTTGCTACTTTGTACCATCAGTAAACTGCAGGAAGCTCCCCGGTAAGATTATCAAGTTTTATGAGTCAACAATAAAAAATTATATTGAATCACAAGTacttatttaatgtattttgacAAATGTAATTTAGTGTCTGGTTATTTCTGACATTTCCTCTAGCACAAAACAATTGATTGTACACAATTTTGGTAAAGGTAATGAAGTATTCGTAACTTGAGACTTCAATACAGCATTCTCAAAAGCTCTCTCCTGAGATGCTGAGAAATGGGACAAAACTGTTTTTTGTCAAAGTTATCATGTTCATAGATAAGTGCTTTCATCATTGTACACTTGCATTATTTGTGTTGCCTACATCAGTGAGAGCATAAGGTAGGAAACTCTGCCTGTCATGTGACACAACATACATCTACCTCTTATTTTTAATAacagaaacaagaaaaaataacAATGCTGAAggaaaattttatttatatttacactAAGCTCATTGCACCGAATTAATGTCTGATGTAACTCCACagcagttacaccagggatggatttgtTTCTGCTGTTAATTGGCATAAGTGTCTCTCTAGGACATCTTGATGTATTTCGGTTAACTTATGTTTTATACTGACATAATTCCTACAAAACGGGGGAAATGAGAGGCTTTCAGAATTTCTTTCTAGTTTTCATGAGTCAGCACTCTCCTTTTCCAAAGCCTAAGAGATATTTCTTATAAGATTCAAAAACTCTTATGTTCTTCCTTTACAAGCAGAATTCTGGACCCATTAACTTTGCGGTGTTGAGATAGCTAAGTGCTGGAATGCATTAAACACTACATTACCCTTCTATATTCCATCTGAATAGACTATTACCTCTGGTATGCTGGAAATCAATTACAAGAAAGCAATGTGACTCCACTGCAATTACTGTGTTACTTTCGCCCCATGCTTACAAACCTGCTGTGAAGTACTTATCTTACTAGACAAACATTCATCCTTCAATTTTTAAATCATAACATCAAAGTTATTCCACCAATACCCCCTCTCCATTGCAATGCAGAACCCTTAAaaacttaggtttcagagtaacagccgtgttagtctgtatccgcaaaaagaagaacaggagtacttgtggcaccttagagactaacaaatttattagagcataagctttcgtggactacagcccacttcttcggatgctatccgaagaagtgggctgtagtccacgaaagcttatgctctaataaatttgttagtctctaaggtgccacaagtactcctgttcttctttttgcttaaaAACTTAAGCTTTTGCAAAACAAGAAAGAAGGGCATTTCACTGCCTTCCTTCTTTACTGCCTCTTCCTCCATGGTCCAAAATGGACTGTCTTTACTACCTGCAAGGTCCCAAACAAATACTCCCTAGAAGCTAATACTGTAATTTTACTTTTGACACAAAAATCAAACCCAGTCTCTCCAATAAACAAAATATTATAGCTTACAAAGAAGATTCAATGCCCACTCCTAACTGTAACAGGCAATCAGTTATAGCAGATAAAAAACAGATATTGTCCAAATAAAAAATATCAAACCCAGACCACTTTCTCTGAATatttcacattttcattttaatggaTTGTTTCTAAGGTTGTTGGGGGGATTTGATAATTGTTTATTTTATGCATTTTCTACATGCAAAGAGGAAGATGGCAAATGGTAGAATTGAACAGGCATTAAGATTTATTGTTTTATAAAGCAATCTTCCTCATACTATATAAACTTCCTTTGTGTTATAGAACATTAGTTTAACCAAAAAAATATATGTTCTGCTGAGAATTGCCAACTCACAGAGACAGCTGACTATATTTCTACTGTGAAGCCAGCAGGCTTACTTTATTTCTGTAGCTTCAGcaaacatactttaaaaatatgCCTTGACTGTGAAATAAATTTAAGAAACAGAGTGAGAGAAATCCTTGGTAGGTCTAAATTTTTCCAACAGCTTCTTACCTCTAAACACATTAGGACCCACATGCACACCCTTCACCTGTACCCTTCCCTTTTGAATAAAACAGACAATCTAGAAGTCAGATGCACAATCATGAAAAACACAACTGCAATGGTGCAGTCAAACCGAGCATTTACACATATAAATGGCTACTTAGATCCCTGTTTATTTATGCATCCAAATACTCCATTTTAAAATTTGACTGTTTGAAAAAGTCACTTGATCCCTAGGAATAGTTCTGAGGAGCATGTGTACTACAATCAGCCAGCACCACATATctgcaccaaatgaaattcagtacAGGAAGTACTACCAAGGTTTGTCTTATCTATACCACTTTGATACTGGAGCCTCCTTAAGACCTACGTATCCAGTGTACTCTGTCTTAATTTTGACAGTACTTTTAATACCTGTCCATTTATTTTGTAAGTTCCTTCAGGGGCACAGCCCAGGTCTTCCTCTTTGTAGTCTATAGGGCCAAGACCTTAATAATACACAGAAATTCACAATAAAAATAACATAATTCAGTGGGCAGCCATCACTCGCTTAGGCCAGATTTTATTTTGAACGTCAAATACATTCTAGTCACGACAAAGCCTCAGACCACAAATTATTTACAAGTCATGGAAGTAAGAAAACAGGAAGTGGGAAGaaaacctccctgcagcccatctTCAAAGCGAACCGACAGGCGAACGGAAGAGGCTGTGTGGAGGGAAcaggctgcgggggcagggcagacaatGTCAGGGTTATTtcggctctggccctggcccctTACTGCTCCTGGTGTTGGGTTACCCCGGCCCACGCCTGACGCGCAGCCCCAGCCTTCCTAGGGACCCGTCCCAGGCCCACTGCCCTACGGCTGCTCTCAGCAGACTCCCTCCCCcgcgtgggggggaggaggggccgcTGCTGCAGCGGGGCAGGAAGGCCCCGGCTTGGGGACCGCAGCCCGTAGAAGGAAGGGACCAGCCAGAGGGGGGAGCCGAAGCTCCGTCACCCCCGCGGGGTCTGTCCTGACGGGCGAAGCCTGGCGCGGCCGAGGCTGCCCCCCTGCCGGGCGGAGGAGCAGGGCCACGCCGCGCTGCCGGCGAGTAGCGCGCGCACCTGCTGCTACTGGTCGCGCGGCCTCCTCCTGCGCCAGGCTCAGCAGGGGACCGGCCCCGCGCGCGcgggtgagtgggggagggggtcacgcGGGGTTATTTACGGCCTGACTCTAATTTCGGAAGCCCAATAACAACAAACCCACAGGCGGGCACGTCTAATGCGGAGACTCACCCTTCCCGCAGAGAGGCGCCGGCCCCTTTAAAAACACGCGAGGCCACGCCCACCCCCCCTCCTGAAAGGCCGGCCGCCAATCGAGGGCGGGGACCCAGGCCGGGGTGCCGGCAGCCAATGAGCAGGCCGCTTAGTGAGAGGCGGAGCAGCGGGACGGGGGAGAAGAtggaggcagcagctgcagagcgGGCTCCGGCAGCTTCTGGCGGCGGCGTTGCCCCACTGGGGCCGCGGGCTGCGGCGGTGCCGGAGCGGCTGCAGCGGCGGGAGGCGGAGcggcagcgggaagcggagcggcggcggcaGGAGAAGGCGGCCCAGGCggtgcaggaggagcagagcgGGTTCTTCGTGGCCGCCTTCTCCCGGGAGCGGGCGGCCATCgaggcgctgctggggcccggcccgggccaggcggaggaggaggaggcggaggaggtgACGGGCCGGCCCGAGTCGCTGGAGGAGGCGGCTGCCCGGCTGCAAGGGCTGCAGAAGCTCCTCACCGACAGCGTCCGCTTCCTGGCGCCGTACGAGGTGCGGCAGGCGCAGGAGGCGCTGAGCCGGCTCCAGGGGGCCCTGACGGCCAAgcgccagcagctgcagcccaagaAGCGATTCGCCTTCCGGGCCCGCAGGAAGGAGGCGGAGTccgccccgcctgccgccccggCCGGCCAGCTGCCCGCGGAGTccgccccgcctgccgccccggCCGGCCAGCTGCCCGCGGAGGGCGAAGGGAGCGGCCCCCCGCTGTGCGGCTTCAGCCAGGCCGAGGCCCAGACGCTGGAGCTCGGCCCCTCGGAGCTGCTGCAGCGCGACGTGCTCCTGGTCGACCTGAGCGACTGCCGCGTGCTGCTCCGCGGCAACCCCAACACACTCCGGGTACGGGACTGCCGGGGCTGCACCGTGCTCTGTGGGCCCGTCTCCACCTCGGTGCTGGTGGACGGGTGTAGTGACTGCCTCCTGGTCCTGGCTTGCCAGCAGCTCCGCACCCACCGCACCCGGGACACCCGGATCTACGTGCAGGTGACCAGCCGGGCTATCGTGGAGGACTGCCGTGGCGTCCGCTTCGCCCCCTACACCTGGAGCTACCCAGGCATCGAGGGCGACTACGAGTCCTCCGGGCTGGACAGAGGCAGGAACAACTGGAACCTGGTGGATGACTTTGACTGGCTGGCCCGGGATGAGCCCTCGCCCAACTGGAGTGTGATCCCTGAGCAGGACAGAATCACCCAGTGGGACTGAATGGAGGCTGCAAAGGAAACACTTGAAACTTGTGATTGATCAGCAGGTCCCAGTATAGCTGCAAATAAAACTAACTTTGATTCATTCTAAAACAACTTAATCAATAGTAGTTTGTGGGTCTTTAAATGCTGAATTATAATGTGGGATTAAACTACTTGTTCTAAACTGCTATAAATTGATGTGCTATGCTAGAGGCTGGTAACCACTGCAGTATCCCGGTGACAACTCTTTAGGGCTTCTGTGATTTGTACACTGTTTCCCTGCTCACTGGCAATGAGCCTCTAAATAAAGgtatgctgctgcctgcttgttGTTCAACTAGATAAAATCTGAATTGTCTTGTGGTAATGTACATTTCAGTGGACCAAGAAATCTAATGCTCAGACTCCTGAGTTCCATAGCATATTACAATCTACAACCCTGTCTTCACTAGTGTGTGTTCTTCATGGTAGGTAATGTGGTAAATTTTTTTGAGAGGTGGAATTTTTccgttgacctagtgctgtctacactggggtttaggttgatttaaattcacactcctgagagatgtaGATTCACACCTCTAAGCTATGTAGTTAAATCAGCCTAAATTTTCAGCATATGCCAGGCCTAGGATTTACTTTGGTCTGCTAACATGGGTGAAAACTACAAATTGCCTTGTCCTCCCTAGGCTTTTACAATATGTTGGCCACCAACGTAAGAACCTCCCTCTTTTCCTGGTGggaggctatatttagttgcctAAAGGGGTTGAATTGATGTGAAATGTTTTGGGGAGGAGATTGGTTTAGAgagcttcctcccctcccccccccccccccccccaacaaagaATTTTAACTACACACTCTTAATCTATTGTCTGTACTGATAGCCTATGCAACTTGCCTATACAAAAGAGAAGGTATTTACCAAAGTCTATTTTGGTGAAGATGTGGCAGTAGCCCTTCAGAAAGCACTCCACATGGTGTAGCATTATGTACTTACATTAGAAAACATGGAATAGTCTGCAAGCCTTTGTCCTTtagtttagttttttaaaaaactatacaGGAACTTCCCTTGAAAGTGCTCATTGTGTTTACAAGTAGGACAGATGGTATAAGGATGTGGAAATTTGAAACAGAACTGCCTTGTTCAAAAGTCATTCCATTGTAAAATCTCTAATCTAAAATATTAGTGTAGATAAATATAAACACTGCCTAGcctcctggggggaaaaaaccctatgCTCTCTGGGCTGAAGTGCAATGTTTTAAAACATCAAACACATTCATAATCACTGTAAAGCAGTATCTAGTTGAAGGTACTCTTGACcgtttttcaagaacaaatataGTCTCCCCAATTCACTGTTTCCTTTCCAGAATAAAGTTGTTACCCCCACACCCAAATTGTAAATGAAAGAGGGTATTTTCATaactttgcagttttgtttacttGTACTAACTTACATCTTCTGGCTTACAGTTTCAAGTATAATACCATGAATGTACTTTAGCAACTGTATTTAACTCAGTCCTTATTTTGTCTAATTTTCTGCTGATGTGGAAACTTTTGGCAGTCTAATAAATATGTTCAAAGAAAATAGTTCTTAGGGGTCTGTATCTACTGTAAAGGACATTCTAAGACTACTCAATTTAAGATGTGACATCTTATAACAAGCTCTACTTGTGGTAAAGAATCACATTTGCTCTTTACTATAAGTgctgttctctctcccccccccccccccgccccccatttacTTACTTAGTTTTGCACTGACAATAAGCAagtcttcttcacttcctgctgtAGTTCTGTGTTGGGTGCCTGAAATGAGGTACCTCCAcagctagggagtggtgcgtGACAGCTCTTGCACCTTCCctgtcaaaaagtcatttttctgcaaagAAATCTGGGGGGTACATtgcaccactgtgcatgcacagaattagaattcccccaggagtaatcaa is a window encoding:
- the TBCC gene encoding tubulin-specific chaperone C, with product MSRPLSERRSSGTGEKMEAAAAERAPAASGGGVAPLGPRAAAVPERLQRREAERQREAERRRQEKAAQAVQEEQSGFFVAAFSRERAAIEALLGPGPGQAEEEEAEEVTGRPESLEEAAARLQGLQKLLTDSVRFLAPYEVRQAQEALSRLQGALTAKRQQLQPKKRFAFRARRKEAESAPPAAPAGQLPAESAPPAAPAGQLPAEGEGSGPPLCGFSQAEAQTLELGPSELLQRDVLLVDLSDCRVLLRGNPNTLRVRDCRGCTVLCGPVSTSVLVDGCSDCLLVLACQQLRTHRTRDTRIYVQVTSRAIVEDCRGVRFAPYTWSYPGIEGDYESSGLDRGRNNWNLVDDFDWLARDEPSPNWSVIPEQDRITQWD